Genomic DNA from Candidatus Saccharibacteria bacterium:
CCAAAATCGCTGCCGCTATAGTAGTCTGCCAGAACTCCTGCCAGAATAGCTGGAATCAAAAGGCTGTCTAAGGGCAGCAGTACTGCCAACACAACCAGCAAGATAATGCTCAAATTCGGCCAAAGATTGCCCAGATTTGAGCCAACAGTTACCTGAAGTAAGCCGGCAAATATTAAGACAGCAACTGCAAAAACCGTTTTCATTGTTTCAACCCCAAAACCACAAAAACTAATTCTACTCTATTCACATCTACCAGCGGCTTTAGCTGGGCACTCTGAAACACAGCGTTGTCAGCCTTGTTAACTTGCTCTATTTGGCCAATTAGAATACCGCGTGGAACTAGGCCAGTACCGGTCGTTATAACCATCTCACCCACACCAAGACTGTCACCTTGCAAAACTTGACCAAATACATAGCCGCTACCCAGCTGGCCAGAGACAATCCCGTTGGCCCGGCCGTCTTGGGCAGTACCACGTATTTTAAACTGCGGGTCGCTTACCAAGAAAACTCTCGAGCTATAGTCATTAACCTGGTCGACCGTACCAACTAAGGCACCACTACTAACCACCGCCATACCTTTTTTTATGCCACTAGAGTTGCCTCTATCAATCGTAATATAACGCTGGGTCGTATCGACATCACTAGCCACAACTCTGGCCGGCGCCAAGTCTAGTGAAAGACTTTTATTAAACTCCAGTTGGGTGCGCAACTCTTCATTTTCGCGAGCAACTTCTTTAAGCGTAGATAATTGCTGTTTGAGTTGCAAAATTTCATCGGCTTGACGGC
This window encodes:
- the mreC gene encoding rod shape-determining protein MreC, whose protein sequence is MKNKNAPAVVVAAAIAGLIMLLYILGFLWPFRIIHDQIFNPVGRSLIRVGRSVSDVFGFLGKVQNLNRENGRQADEILQLKQQLSTLKEVARENEELRTQLEFNKSLSLDLAPARVVASDVDTTQRYITIDRGNSSGIKKGMAVVSSGALVGTVDQVNDYSSRVFLVSDPQFKIRGTAQDGRANGIVSGQLGSGYVFGQVLQGDSLGVGEMVITTGTGLVPRGILIGQIEQVNKADNAVFQSAQLKPLVDVNRVELVFVVLGLKQ